In Archangium violaceum, the following are encoded in one genomic region:
- a CDS encoding right-handed parallel beta-helix repeat-containing protein, whose amino-acid sequence MRKTPAALLAACSLTLGLWACGGAGSPEGDGQPGTQDNAPRLDSPASSNKEPGDPTPIGAQPVANTPVEDLPSHEGHSPIAEPSPQPGLVKSEPAPAPSRFTREWVVSPSGNDTGDGSAAQPFRSIAKAISMAGPGEGIRVLAGTYAERVVLGDNAKAGSEGAPITLQGEGKPRIVPGPGSGALIQFRRPHWVVDGFEVDVQRQPFYAVTFQGNVKGSVLANSELHHGALGAAVTTFDSATGATVENNHIHDFVKNSGNQDSHGVVLQPTSRDITVRNNDIHDNSGDSVQCLGPEGFSSLPPADGLLVENNHFYANRENAVDIKTCHNITIRNNKMHGFKPSSTAKGDAVVVHYSARNVTIEDNEIYDSGKGISVGGNHEGPVPSGVVVRRNRVHDITKAGGGEGTGIRFENSEGAVLVNNTVTRVAGAAIIIGHGTGGATSNLTLKNNLVSESPVAVDLGGQCPGLKAGNNLFPSSAQFKRGGAPVDLVGFQQAAGDSTSSAGDAGAAPPTFGPSSAAVDRGGDVGLPYCGGAPDIGAVETGC is encoded by the coding sequence ATGAGGAAGACTCCAGCGGCCCTTCTGGCCGCTTGCTCGCTGACCCTGGGCCTCTGGGCCTGTGGTGGTGCCGGTTCCCCGGAGGGGGACGGACAGCCGGGCACGCAGGACAATGCTCCGCGCCTCGATTCGCCCGCGTCCTCCAACAAGGAGCCGGGTGACCCGACCCCCATCGGCGCGCAGCCCGTGGCGAACACGCCCGTGGAGGACCTGCCCTCGCACGAGGGCCACTCGCCCATCGCCGAGCCGTCGCCACAGCCGGGGCTGGTCAAATCCGAGCCCGCGCCCGCTCCGTCCCGCTTCACGCGGGAGTGGGTGGTGAGCCCCTCCGGCAACGACACCGGAGACGGGAGCGCGGCCCAGCCGTTCCGCTCCATCGCCAAGGCCATCTCCATGGCCGGTCCGGGCGAGGGCATCCGCGTGCTCGCGGGCACCTACGCCGAGCGCGTCGTGCTCGGAGACAACGCCAAGGCCGGCTCGGAAGGCGCACCCATCACCCTACAGGGCGAGGGCAAGCCGCGGATCGTCCCGGGTCCGGGTTCTGGCGCGCTCATCCAGTTCCGGCGGCCGCACTGGGTGGTGGATGGCTTCGAGGTCGATGTGCAGCGGCAGCCGTTCTACGCGGTGACCTTCCAGGGCAACGTGAAGGGCTCGGTGCTGGCCAACTCGGAACTGCACCACGGTGCCCTTGGCGCGGCCGTCACCACGTTCGACAGCGCGACCGGGGCGACGGTCGAGAACAATCACATCCACGACTTCGTGAAGAACTCGGGCAACCAGGACTCGCACGGCGTCGTGTTGCAGCCCACCTCGCGCGACATCACGGTGCGCAACAACGACATCCACGACAACTCGGGTGACTCGGTGCAGTGCCTGGGCCCCGAGGGCTTCAGCTCGCTGCCGCCCGCGGACGGGCTGCTCGTCGAGAACAACCACTTCTACGCCAACCGCGAGAACGCGGTGGACATCAAGACGTGCCACAACATCACCATCCGCAACAACAAGATGCACGGCTTCAAGCCGAGCTCCACGGCGAAGGGTGACGCGGTGGTGGTCCACTACTCCGCGCGCAACGTGACGATTGAAGACAATGAGATCTACGACTCGGGGAAGGGCATCTCGGTGGGAGGAAACCACGAGGGTCCCGTGCCGAGCGGCGTGGTGGTGAGGCGCAACCGCGTCCACGACATCACCAAGGCGGGTGGTGGAGAGGGGACGGGCATCCGCTTCGAGAACTCCGAGGGCGCGGTGCTGGTGAACAACACGGTGACGCGCGTGGCGGGTGCGGCGATCATCATCGGCCATGGCACCGGTGGCGCGACGAGCAACCTCACGTTGAAGAACAACCTGGTCTCGGAGTCGCCGGTGGCGGTGGACCTGGGTGGTCAGTGCCCGGGGCTGAAGGCGGGGAACAACCTGTTCCCCTCGAGTGCGCAGTTCAAGCGCGGCGGTGCGCCGGTGGACCTGGTGGGCTTCCAGCAGGCCGCGGGAGACAGCACCTCCAGCGCGGGTGATGCGGGTGCGGCTCCGCCGACCTTCGGGCCGAGCTCGGCCGCGGTGGACCGGGGTGGGGACGTGGGCCTGCCCTACTGCGGTGGTGCCCCCGACATCGGAGCGGTGGAGACCGGCTGCTGA
- a CDS encoding SpoIID/LytB domain-containing protein, protein MLKAGPPLLALLLVTCAAPPRPAPSAAREPLRSEVPTPAPSVASPAATGEPPAPRPEATPPPDALPTPGSLKRLDFRGGDPQVPIGLMQGRHEVRFSPKGRMRLRFGGEVERMLEAPAGSLWTVRETDGTPAVLSARIQLAELPFRDKAGLSEAQSQWQARGLAVRVHVLGALYGIAGKVIDNRRYLLLLDEELTPKQAPERQAELLRQFGVRTTLFEEVRTPSRAILEVRDDTGNVMGLAQDTVYAETLDDAGFDVRQVEHDVGYDNHGFEDRSFRGTLQIVVDRHGTLAVVNLVKLEELLKGLVPSEIYARAHPEALKAQAVTARGEVLAKVGIKHLADPFLLCSEQHCAVYKGRSGEAASTSAAVEATRGEGLFSADGRLVDSVYSAVCGGHTEDNDVVWGGPPNPSLRGRPDVLGPTEGLPTPDSLAEYLRAELPTACRLSTFAQPSKYRWEKRFSVEQVNALTAHLGIGPVHALSLGERGVSGRARTLTLAGERGVTQVRGELNIRRLFGMLNSAMALVEEERDAEGHLTGWRFRGGGWGHGVGMCQTGAIGRAEAGQRYRDILRFYFNGAEVAPIY, encoded by the coding sequence TTGCTCAAGGCCGGTCCACCGCTCCTCGCGCTCCTCCTCGTCACCTGCGCCGCTCCACCACGGCCCGCGCCTTCCGCGGCCAGGGAGCCCCTCCGGTCCGAGGTCCCCACTCCCGCGCCCTCCGTCGCGAGCCCCGCCGCCACGGGCGAGCCTCCGGCTCCGCGCCCCGAGGCCACGCCTCCTCCCGATGCGCTGCCCACTCCCGGCAGCCTCAAGCGCCTCGACTTCCGGGGCGGGGATCCGCAGGTGCCCATCGGGTTGATGCAGGGCCGCCATGAGGTGCGCTTCTCTCCGAAGGGGCGCATGCGGCTGCGCTTCGGCGGAGAGGTGGAGCGGATGCTGGAGGCCCCCGCCGGCTCGCTGTGGACGGTGCGCGAGACGGACGGCACGCCCGCGGTGCTGTCCGCGCGCATCCAGCTCGCGGAGCTGCCCTTCCGGGACAAGGCGGGACTGTCGGAGGCGCAGTCGCAGTGGCAGGCCCGGGGCCTGGCGGTGCGCGTGCACGTGCTCGGTGCGCTCTACGGCATCGCCGGAAAGGTCATCGACAACCGGCGCTACCTGCTGTTGCTGGACGAGGAGCTCACCCCGAAACAGGCCCCCGAGCGCCAGGCGGAGCTGCTGCGGCAGTTCGGCGTGCGCACCACCCTCTTCGAGGAGGTCCGTACCCCCTCACGCGCCATCCTCGAGGTGCGGGACGACACGGGCAATGTGATGGGGCTGGCCCAGGACACCGTGTACGCGGAGACGCTGGACGACGCCGGCTTCGACGTGCGGCAGGTGGAGCACGACGTCGGCTACGACAACCACGGCTTCGAGGACCGGAGCTTCCGGGGCACGCTGCAGATCGTCGTGGATCGCCACGGGACGCTGGCGGTGGTGAACCTGGTGAAGCTGGAGGAGCTGCTGAAGGGGCTGGTGCCCTCGGAGATCTACGCCCGCGCGCACCCGGAGGCGCTGAAGGCGCAGGCGGTGACGGCGCGCGGCGAGGTGCTGGCGAAGGTGGGCATCAAGCACCTGGCGGACCCCTTCCTGCTGTGCTCCGAGCAGCACTGCGCGGTGTACAAGGGCCGCTCGGGCGAGGCGGCCAGCACGAGCGCGGCCGTGGAGGCCACGCGCGGCGAGGGACTCTTCTCCGCGGACGGGCGACTGGTGGACTCGGTGTACAGCGCCGTGTGTGGCGGCCACACGGAGGACAACGACGTCGTCTGGGGAGGCCCGCCCAACCCGAGCCTGCGCGGCAGACCGGACGTGCTGGGCCCCACCGAGGGGCTTCCCACCCCCGACTCGCTGGCCGAGTACCTGCGCGCGGAGCTGCCCACCGCCTGCCGGCTCTCCACCTTCGCCCAGCCCAGCAAGTACCGCTGGGAGAAGCGCTTCAGCGTGGAGCAGGTCAACGCGCTCACCGCGCACCTGGGCATCGGCCCGGTACACGCGCTGAGCCTGGGGGAGCGGGGAGTGTCCGGCCGGGCACGCACCCTCACCCTGGCGGGCGAGCGCGGGGTCACCCAGGTTCGCGGCGAGCTGAACATCCGCCGCCTCTTCGGGATGCTCAACAGCGCCATGGCCCTGGTGGAGGAGGAGCGGGACGCCGAGGGCCACCTCACCGGCTGGCGCTTCCGGGGCGGCGGCTGGGGCCACGGGGTGGGCATGTGCCAGACGGGCGCCATCGGCCGGGCCGAGGCCGGGCAGCGCTACAGGGACATCCTCCGTTTCTACTTCAACGGTGCCGAGGTCGCTCCCATCTATTGA
- a CDS encoding energy transducer TonB family protein → MSTGPSVPEQGFRRRRRRNHPVRYLIAFLLALLVQGALVGLLILFSVLQPAPPRPAKPASAVAIRPLSAQDWAKNRGQQIPNLNAPPSNKPVEKKKEPEKRPDGQVVDVAPGNQQEAPDAKHLAETHNKVEKETRAKEQTAHYRNAMPRTTARSAREGSGVSEESGQVAGNNGLGADDKPMNKGGQKPAFELPDARRKQEIALKQDPNAPGPGMDVANRNESDEVVGNSKRMRIQMGSGEGEDGSEGRAGSPGIAKLMPSQAVMDQIIGGAPNDHLKDVDEGEGTFLNTREWKYASFFNRVKQSVGTQWNPNAALVRRDPTGQTYSGKDRYTLLSVTLDERGQVADITIEKSSGLDFLDLEAIESFKRAQPFPNPPPGLLENDSKVRFSFGFFMEMGGGPRMRLFRQPN, encoded by the coding sequence GTGTCGACAGGTCCTTCGGTTCCAGAGCAGGGGTTCAGGCGCAGGCGCAGACGGAATCACCCCGTCCGCTACCTCATTGCCTTCCTGCTCGCCCTGCTGGTCCAGGGCGCCCTCGTCGGCCTCCTGATCCTCTTCTCCGTCCTCCAGCCGGCTCCTCCCCGCCCCGCCAAGCCGGCGAGCGCCGTGGCCATCCGGCCGCTGAGCGCCCAGGACTGGGCGAAGAACCGCGGGCAGCAGATTCCGAATCTCAACGCTCCCCCCTCCAACAAGCCGGTGGAGAAGAAGAAGGAGCCGGAGAAGCGCCCGGACGGGCAGGTGGTGGACGTGGCCCCCGGCAACCAGCAGGAGGCCCCGGACGCCAAGCACCTCGCCGAGACCCACAACAAGGTGGAGAAGGAGACGCGCGCGAAGGAGCAGACGGCCCACTACCGCAACGCCATGCCGCGGACGACGGCGCGCAGCGCGCGCGAGGGCTCGGGCGTGAGCGAGGAGAGCGGCCAGGTAGCGGGCAACAACGGCCTGGGCGCGGATGACAAGCCGATGAACAAGGGCGGCCAGAAGCCCGCCTTCGAGCTGCCCGATGCCAGGCGCAAGCAGGAGATCGCCCTCAAGCAGGATCCCAACGCGCCGGGCCCCGGCATGGACGTGGCCAACCGCAACGAGAGCGACGAGGTGGTCGGCAACTCCAAGCGGATGCGCATCCAGATGGGCTCGGGCGAGGGCGAGGACGGCTCCGAGGGCCGCGCGGGCTCCCCGGGCATCGCGAAGCTGATGCCCTCGCAGGCGGTGATGGATCAGATCATCGGCGGGGCGCCCAATGATCACCTCAAGGACGTGGACGAGGGCGAGGGCACCTTCCTCAACACCCGCGAGTGGAAGTACGCCAGCTTCTTCAACCGGGTGAAGCAGAGCGTGGGCACGCAGTGGAACCCGAACGCGGCGCTGGTGCGGAGGGATCCCACCGGCCAGACCTACAGCGGCAAGGATCGCTACACGCTGCTCAGCGTCACCCTGGACGAGCGCGGACAGGTGGCGGACATCACCATCGAGAAGAGCAGCGGGCTGGACTTCCTGGACCTGGAGGCCATCGAGTCCTTCAAGCGGGCCCAGCCCTTCCCCAATCCGCCGCCCGGCCTGCTGGAGAACGACTCCAAGGTGCGCTTCTCGTTCGGATTCTTCATGGAGATGGGCGGCGGCCCGCGGATGCGCCTCTTCCGGCAGCCCAACTGA
- a CDS encoding cation diffusion facilitator family transporter: MRRVDAPLLERNRKIRVVLASILVANWAVALAKLVFGLLSDSAAVTADGVHSFIDGGSNVLGLVAMSVASRPADEDHPYGHGKFEALASLGIGAMIGIAMLELGRMAFDSLLHDRHPQVTPLMAGVMGGTLLVNLAVTSIERRQGEKLKSPLLLADARHTLSDVGVSLAVLVSIGLVWLGYPKADGIVTLAVLAVVARVAWGIVKQAVGILSDTARLDPQKVMNLTLQVPGVRSCHDVRSRGMEGTVYVDLKIEVDPQLTTAKAHALADAVESRLQAEFPEVVDVVVHVEPSP, encoded by the coding sequence GTGCGCCGCGTGGACGCCCCCCTGCTCGAGCGCAACCGCAAGATACGCGTCGTTCTCGCCTCCATCCTCGTGGCCAACTGGGCCGTGGCGCTGGCCAAGCTCGTCTTCGGGCTGTTGAGCGACTCGGCCGCCGTGACCGCGGACGGCGTGCACTCCTTCATCGACGGAGGCTCCAACGTGCTCGGGCTGGTGGCCATGTCGGTGGCCTCCCGGCCGGCGGACGAGGACCACCCCTATGGCCACGGCAAGTTCGAGGCCCTCGCCTCCCTGGGCATCGGGGCGATGATCGGCATCGCCATGCTGGAGCTGGGGCGCATGGCGTTCGACTCGCTGCTGCATGACCGGCACCCCCAGGTGACCCCGCTCATGGCCGGGGTGATGGGAGGCACGCTGCTCGTCAACCTGGCCGTCACGAGCATCGAGCGCCGCCAGGGCGAGAAGCTCAAGAGCCCGCTGCTGCTGGCGGACGCGCGGCACACGCTGTCGGACGTGGGCGTGAGCCTGGCGGTGCTGGTGTCTATCGGGCTGGTGTGGCTGGGCTACCCGAAGGCGGACGGCATCGTCACGCTGGCGGTGCTGGCGGTGGTGGCCCGGGTGGCGTGGGGCATCGTCAAGCAGGCGGTGGGCATCCTCTCGGACACGGCGCGGTTGGATCCGCAGAAGGTGATGAACCTGACCCTCCAGGTCCCGGGCGTGCGCTCGTGTCACGACGTGCGCAGCCGGGGCATGGAGGGGACGGTGTACGTGGACCTGAAGATCGAAGTGGATCCGCAGCTCACCACGGCGAAGGCCCACGCGCTGGCCGACGCCGTGGAGAGCCGTCTTCAGGCGGAGTTCCCCGAGGTGGTGGACGTGGTGGTGCACGTGGAGCCCTCTCCCTGA
- a CDS encoding DUF885 domain-containing protein, translated as MSSPRALIAALLVLLSACATTRPAAQAEAPSLSPAQQSLRRLVDAHFEEQFRRFPMAATARGLHTYDDQLAGFTPKEQLDWLAFLKTELAALPQQVDRSALPPLDRADYDIFQSNLKARILELEEVRGWERNPNTYLSLASGSVYQLINRDFAPIEQRMRSAVARMARVPEVFATGKATLKNPPRIWTEIALQQAAGTRSLFVETLPQAFAPVKDEALQAAFKQEQAKVLAALEDYVRFLKQDLLPRSNGDFAIGESIYRRKLEYEEGVTEDIDSLLAWGSTELKRTQDEFREVARRIDATKAPMDVYRELGKEHPTPAELVPTTRAMLESIRQYLVDHHIITIPSEVRALVAETPSFNRALSFASMSTPGPYETRATEAYYYVTPPDPTWSAEQTEQHMSFYNHQALELVSIHEAYPGHYVQFLWTNRVDSKVRRLMGSGSFSEGWGLYTEQMMLETGYGGTGLKADKLKLNQLALYLQRLARYQVGLSLHTRGMTYEQAVRFFEEQAYMTRTNAEREARRGTSDPTYLVYALGKKMLLELREEARARWGKDFTLQRFHDAVVSYGYPPVPVVRQLMFGDN; from the coding sequence GTGTCGTCCCCTCGCGCGCTCATCGCCGCGCTGCTCGTCCTGCTGTCCGCCTGTGCCACCACGCGCCCCGCCGCCCAGGCGGAGGCCCCCTCGCTGTCCCCCGCCCAGCAATCCCTGCGTCGCCTCGTCGACGCGCACTTCGAGGAACAGTTCCGCCGCTTCCCCATGGCCGCCACGGCCCGGGGGCTGCACACCTACGATGACCAGCTGGCTGGCTTCACCCCAAAGGAGCAGCTGGACTGGCTCGCCTTCCTGAAGACGGAGCTCGCCGCCCTGCCCCAGCAGGTGGACCGCTCGGCGCTGCCCCCGCTGGACCGGGCCGACTACGACATCTTCCAATCCAACCTGAAGGCCCGCATCCTGGAGCTCGAGGAGGTGCGTGGCTGGGAGCGCAACCCGAACACCTACCTGAGCCTCGCCTCCGGCTCCGTCTACCAGCTCATCAACCGGGACTTCGCGCCCATCGAGCAGCGGATGCGCTCGGCGGTGGCGCGCATGGCGCGGGTGCCCGAGGTGTTCGCCACGGGCAAGGCGACGCTGAAGAACCCGCCGCGGATCTGGACGGAGATCGCCCTGCAGCAGGCGGCTGGGACGCGCTCGCTCTTCGTGGAGACGCTGCCCCAGGCCTTCGCGCCGGTGAAGGACGAGGCCCTGCAGGCGGCCTTCAAGCAGGAGCAGGCGAAGGTGCTGGCGGCCCTGGAGGACTACGTGCGCTTCCTGAAGCAGGATCTGCTGCCGCGCTCCAACGGTGACTTCGCCATCGGCGAGTCCATCTACCGCCGGAAGCTGGAGTACGAGGAGGGCGTCACCGAGGACATCGACAGCCTGCTGGCGTGGGGCAGCACGGAGCTCAAGCGCACGCAGGACGAGTTCCGCGAGGTGGCGCGCCGGATCGACGCCACGAAGGCGCCCATGGACGTGTACCGGGAGCTGGGCAAGGAGCACCCCACGCCGGCGGAGCTGGTGCCCACCACGCGGGCGATGCTGGAGAGCATCCGCCAGTACCTGGTGGACCACCACATCATCACCATCCCGAGCGAGGTGCGGGCCCTGGTGGCGGAGACGCCGAGCTTCAACCGGGCGCTCTCCTTCGCCAGCATGAGCACCCCAGGCCCGTACGAGACGCGCGCCACCGAGGCCTACTACTACGTGACGCCGCCGGACCCGACCTGGAGCGCCGAGCAGACCGAGCAGCACATGAGCTTCTACAACCACCAGGCGCTGGAGCTCGTGTCCATCCACGAGGCCTACCCGGGCCACTACGTGCAGTTCCTGTGGACGAACCGGGTGGACTCGAAGGTGCGCCGGCTGATGGGCAGCGGCTCCTTCAGCGAGGGCTGGGGCCTGTACACCGAGCAGATGATGCTGGAGACCGGCTACGGCGGCACGGGGCTGAAGGCGGACAAGCTGAAGCTGAACCAGCTGGCGCTCTACCTGCAGCGGCTGGCGCGCTACCAGGTGGGCCTGTCGCTGCACACGCGCGGCATGACGTACGAGCAGGCGGTGCGCTTCTTCGAGGAGCAGGCCTACATGACGCGCACCAACGCCGAGCGCGAGGCACGCCGTGGCACGAGCGATCCCACCTACCTGGTGTACGCACTGGGCAAGAAGATGCTCCTGGAGCTGCGCGAGGAGGCCAGGGCGCGCTGGGGCAAGGACTTCACCCTTCAGCGCTTCCATGACGCCGTCGTGTCCTACGGCTACCCGCCCGTGCCCGTCGTCCGACAGTTGATGTTCGGCGACAACTGA
- a CDS encoding ATP-binding protein: MPPSPRLQAPLARSTLIKMGARIAVVITLSTIFSYLHMHQTLRTESLAQLEQHVTERGQREEAIFLLAEDNHTVFKKALEERLQSFQKEDVSARFDSLFVRMSDGAIRNRPDVFDGTKMPGVLVPRGVTVDMDLRRRLLAAYDVLLQYGPAFHTRFTNTFITFPDGVIGVYWPERPTWCQDADPLFSATTMEYFQTSRPENNTRRQTAWSGVYKEDVSDKWMATATTPLDMEGRHAASISHDVLLEELMARTTSDHLPEAYNVIFREDGRPIAHPDMNLEDASKSISEERTKHLGTIVERAKKHRPEQRVVELSEYGEYLGVTRLRGPNWFFATVLPESAMSRPALHAARYVMLLGLLSLLLELVIVAWVLTQQITRPLLAFTQATDRVAAGDFQVGLNTERGDELGQLARAFRQMADRVQQREEELRQANEGLEQRVEERTRELKDVHQQLVKTARQAGMAEIATNVLHNVGNVLNSVYTSAQVAKERVTGMRLEHVGRVANMLQERQPDLATFLAQDERGRHLMPFLSKLGQNLLDDRQEIVSLLNDVGRYTEHIGDIVKVQQNYARTPRVHEPVLLSDLVEDALRINAAGLTRHQVTVERHLASLPHVLTDKHKTLMILVNLVSNAKYAMDDVPVSERRLVLKLERTPDERVRIEIHDNGMGIAPEMLTRIFQYGFTTREEGHGFGLHSSALAAQELGGTLHVHSEGPGRGATFTLEMPYLPAQESK; the protein is encoded by the coding sequence ATGCCCCCATCCCCCCGCCTGCAAGCTCCCCTGGCCCGTTCGACGCTCATCAAGATGGGCGCTCGCATCGCGGTCGTGATCACCCTCTCCACCATCTTCAGCTACCTCCACATGCACCAGACCCTGCGCACCGAGTCGTTGGCGCAGTTGGAGCAGCATGTGACGGAGCGCGGTCAGCGGGAGGAGGCCATCTTCCTGCTCGCGGAGGACAATCACACCGTCTTCAAGAAGGCCCTGGAGGAAAGGCTCCAGTCCTTCCAGAAGGAGGACGTGAGCGCCCGCTTCGACAGCCTCTTCGTGCGGATGTCCGACGGCGCGATCCGCAACCGCCCCGATGTCTTCGACGGCACGAAGATGCCAGGTGTCCTGGTTCCCCGGGGCGTCACCGTCGACATGGACCTGCGCCGCCGGCTCCTGGCCGCCTACGACGTGCTCCTCCAGTATGGGCCCGCCTTCCATACGCGCTTCACGAACACCTTCATCACGTTTCCGGACGGGGTGATTGGCGTCTACTGGCCCGAGCGACCCACCTGGTGCCAGGACGCCGATCCCCTCTTCTCGGCCACCACGATGGAGTACTTCCAGACCAGCCGGCCCGAGAACAACACGCGGAGGCAGACGGCCTGGTCCGGCGTCTACAAGGAGGACGTCAGCGACAAATGGATGGCCACGGCCACCACTCCGCTGGACATGGAGGGCCGCCATGCCGCGTCCATCAGCCACGACGTCCTCCTCGAGGAGTTGATGGCACGCACCACCAGCGACCACCTGCCGGAGGCGTACAACGTCATCTTCCGCGAGGATGGCAGGCCCATTGCCCATCCCGACATGAATCTGGAAGACGCCTCGAAGTCCATCTCCGAGGAGCGGACGAAACATCTGGGAACCATCGTCGAGCGGGCGAAGAAGCATCGGCCCGAACAGCGGGTGGTGGAGCTCTCGGAGTATGGCGAGTACCTCGGCGTGACACGACTGCGAGGCCCCAACTGGTTCTTCGCCACGGTGCTCCCCGAGAGCGCCATGTCGCGGCCCGCCCTCCATGCGGCGCGCTACGTGATGCTGCTCGGCCTGTTGTCCCTGCTGCTGGAGCTGGTCATCGTCGCCTGGGTCCTGACACAGCAGATCACCCGTCCGCTGCTCGCCTTCACCCAGGCCACCGACAGGGTGGCGGCCGGAGACTTCCAGGTCGGGCTGAACACCGAACGCGGCGACGAGCTGGGTCAACTGGCACGCGCCTTCCGGCAGATGGCCGATCGGGTCCAGCAGCGCGAGGAGGAACTGCGACAGGCCAATGAAGGACTGGAACAGCGCGTCGAGGAGCGCACCCGCGAGCTGAAGGACGTCCACCAGCAGCTCGTGAAGACGGCTCGGCAGGCGGGCATGGCGGAGATCGCCACCAACGTGCTGCACAACGTGGGCAACGTGCTCAACAGCGTCTACACCTCGGCGCAGGTCGCCAAGGAGCGGGTGACCGGGATGCGGCTCGAACACGTGGGCCGGGTGGCGAACATGCTCCAGGAGCGGCAACCGGACCTCGCGACCTTCCTCGCGCAGGATGAGCGGGGACGCCATCTGATGCCCTTCCTGAGCAAGCTGGGACAGAACCTGCTGGATGACCGGCAGGAGATCGTCTCGCTGCTCAACGACGTGGGCCGGTACACCGAGCACATCGGCGACATCGTCAAGGTGCAGCAGAACTATGCCCGGACGCCCCGGGTGCATGAGCCGGTCCTCCTGTCGGATCTGGTGGAGGACGCGCTGCGCATCAACGCGGCCGGGCTCACCCGCCATCAGGTGACGGTGGAGCGGCACCTGGCCTCGCTGCCACACGTGCTCACCGACAAGCACAAGACGCTGATGATCCTGGTCAACCTGGTCAGCAACGCCAAGTACGCCATGGATGACGTGCCCGTGAGCGAGCGGCGCCTCGTCCTCAAGCTGGAGCGCACCCCCGACGAGCGTGTCCGCATCGAGATTCACGACAACGGCATGGGCATCGCGCCAGAGATGCTCACCCGCATCTTCCAGTACGGCTTCACCACCCGGGAGGAGGGACACGGCTTCGGCCTGCACTCCAGCGCGCTGGCGGCCCAGGAGCTGGGCGGCACACTGCACGTCCACAGTGAAGGACCGGGCCGCGGCGCCACCTTCACGCTGGAGATGCCCTACCTCCCGGCCCAGGAGTCGAAGTGA
- a CDS encoding AI-2E family transporter, translating into MGSPSQVTLKTTFTVCFAVLAVVTLAVLIVKAEVALILTGLAALIAVALNHLVVLLMRLRMKRGPAITLVLSVLLFALVTVALWVIPSALTQVQALVEQAPGLVAEFRASRFFRWLDAHFHILQQLRRQDRSPSELASGALPPLLHAVTGAFSLAGAAVTVGFLVVFMLVFGPGLVRRMLSQALPERRARYERVLGKVYTATGGYLGGLSLICSINATLTTTFLAIIGMPYFLPLGIMSGFSSMIPYAGPIMAGGAITLLTLATGGLWKAMATFIYFILYGQLEGNVLAPLVFRRTVHVDPLLTLFAVVFFAELAGIIGAVLAVPLVAAAQIIVRELLLVRREKLGERVPPVP; encoded by the coding sequence ATGGGGTCCCCGTCCCAGGTGACGCTCAAGACGACGTTCACCGTGTGCTTCGCCGTGCTGGCGGTGGTGACGCTCGCCGTGCTGATCGTGAAGGCGGAAGTGGCCCTGATCCTGACGGGCCTCGCCGCGCTCATCGCGGTCGCGCTGAACCACCTGGTGGTCCTGCTGATGCGGCTCCGCATGAAGCGGGGCCCCGCCATCACGCTCGTGCTCTCCGTGCTGCTGTTCGCCCTGGTGACGGTGGCCCTGTGGGTGATTCCGTCCGCCCTCACCCAGGTCCAGGCGCTGGTGGAACAGGCGCCGGGGCTCGTCGCCGAGTTCCGAGCCTCGCGCTTCTTCCGGTGGCTCGACGCGCATTTCCACATCCTGCAACAACTGCGGCGGCAGGATCGGAGCCCCTCTGAGCTGGCCTCGGGCGCGCTGCCGCCCCTGCTGCACGCCGTCACCGGCGCCTTCAGCCTGGCGGGCGCGGCGGTCACGGTCGGCTTCCTGGTGGTGTTCATGCTCGTCTTCGGGCCGGGGCTGGTGCGGCGCATGCTCTCCCAGGCCCTCCCCGAGCGCCGCGCGCGGTACGAGCGCGTGCTGGGCAAGGTGTACACCGCGACCGGGGGTTACCTGGGGGGGCTCTCCCTCATCTGCTCCATCAACGCCACCCTCACCACCACCTTCCTGGCCATCATCGGAATGCCCTACTTCCTGCCCCTGGGCATCATGAGCGGCTTCTCCAGCATGATCCCCTACGCGGGGCCCATCATGGCCGGCGGCGCCATCACCCTGCTGACGCTCGCCACGGGCGGGCTGTGGAAGGCGATGGCGACGTTCATCTATTTCATCCTGTACGGGCAGCTCGAAGGCAACGTGCTGGCGCCTCTCGTCTTCCGGCGCACGGTGCACGTCGACCCGCTGCTCACCCTGTTCGCGGTGGTCTTCTTCGCCGAGCTGGCCGGCATCATCGGCGCCGTGCTCGCGGTACCGCTCGTGGCCGCCGCGCAGATCATCGTGAGGGAGCTGCTGCTCGTCCGCCGGGAGAAGCTCGGCGAGCGCGTGCCCCCCGTGCCGTAG